A stretch of Pseudomonas sp. FeN3W DNA encodes these proteins:
- a CDS encoding DUF4116 domain-containing protein — MKALSKFLYNHLKNSEQFANLVERQESRIKRLMIEIDLGEHSDEVTSCLGRAVSKEAFSHKLLKLLCENAFSDGYLGIDTKYLFSDAFISYLKSEHFLKQSSTKQSAFVRSLIDSIIDTNLALHLLKSRRISLNQVPSILISESFLIEAVKSNVMCFYDIQEKDLTERIAISACEVDGYFINHIPEGLLTKGVCVTALNSNPNSISKVPVEFITAEFAHSAVKHNGLNLKFIPINLKTKQICFTALVNEPRCFEFINEEYIDNDFLLAAIKANVDVYRHLPGTIQKDFEFRLEACEVSRGAVVKNFRRVDFNEVLIKRAIELNFLTLREIPHELLSDEIAIHAAKIRGESVMYLPSDLISREVLELACLTFPYAIAAVNKSLLDEQLVLQAVKIDYKVFASLPKEFLTVKVLTEVIRQNGCLLSYVNQESRTEDVCLAALTNGHEALRLIPDDLLNSPKFWNKALELNSGLITFIPPKHKSKIKTKYSHDEFTP; from the coding sequence ATGAAAGCACTATCTAAGTTTTTATATAATCATCTGAAGAACTCAGAACAGTTTGCAAATCTAGTCGAGAGACAGGAAAGTAGAATCAAGAGATTGATGATTGAAATTGACCTGGGTGAGCATTCTGATGAGGTAACGAGTTGTCTTGGGAGGGCTGTGTCAAAAGAGGCTTTTTCACATAAGTTGTTGAAGCTATTATGTGAAAACGCTTTTAGTGACGGCTACCTAGGAATTGACACAAAATACCTGTTTTCAGATGCCTTCATAAGCTACTTGAAATCTGAACATTTTCTTAAGCAGAGTTCAACTAAGCAAAGCGCATTTGTGAGGAGTTTGATTGATAGTATAATAGACACAAATTTAGCGTTGCATCTTTTGAAAAGTAGGAGAATTAGCTTAAATCAAGTACCGTCAATTCTTATTAGCGAAAGCTTTTTAATTGAAGCAGTGAAATCAAATGTAATGTGTTTTTATGATATACAAGAAAAAGATTTAACAGAAAGAATTGCAATATCGGCTTGTGAGGTTGATGGATATTTTATTAACCATATTCCTGAGGGCCTGCTCACAAAAGGCGTATGTGTCACAGCTTTGAATTCTAATCCAAATAGCATCAGCAAAGTACCAGTTGAGTTCATAACAGCTGAGTTCGCACATTCGGCAGTAAAGCATAATGGTTTGAATCTGAAATTTATTCCGATCAACCTAAAAACAAAACAGATATGCTTCACCGCATTAGTTAATGAACCAAGATGTTTTGAATTTATCAATGAAGAGTATATTGATAATGATTTTTTGCTTGCGGCCATTAAAGCGAATGTTGATGTGTATCGTCACCTACCAGGCACAATTCAAAAAGATTTTGAATTTAGGCTTGAGGCATGCGAAGTCAGTCGAGGAGCGGTAGTTAAGAATTTCAGAAGAGTGGATTTTAACGAAGTTTTGATAAAGCGAGCTATTGAGCTAAATTTTCTGACTTTGCGTGAGATACCTCATGAGCTACTTTCTGATGAAATAGCAATTCATGCGGCTAAGATTAGAGGGGAGTCAGTTATGTATTTGCCCTCAGATCTAATATCGAGGGAAGTTCTAGAATTAGCTTGTCTCACATTCCCTTATGCAATAGCAGCTGTTAATAAGTCTCTGCTGGATGAGCAATTGGTTTTGCAGGCAGTTAAAATTGACTATAAGGTTTTTGCATCTCTACCAAAAGAATTTCTTACCGTCAAAGTGCTTACCGAAGTCATTCGCCAAAATGGCTGTTTACTTTCCTATGTGAATCAGGAAAGCAGAACTGAAGACGTTTGTTTGGCAGCTTTAACGAACGGCCATGAAGCGCTAAGGTTAATACCTGATGACCTGTTAAACAGCCCCAAGTTTTGGAACAAAGCGCTCGAATTAAATTCTGGATTAATTACTTTTATTCCACCCAAGCACAAAAGTAAAATCAAAACAAAGTATTCTCACGATGAATTTACCCCATAA
- a CDS encoding metallophosphoesterase, with translation MKIGLLSDSHVSASNHFNEIMTMLPARGLVDVMVLLGDIAHYGQIFDICKHVKSILDCPVIFVAGNHEYYSYGKLRPSKLEIEALWFSQFSSDPDLHLLLDSDVEMGGISFFGSTWWSNMGSMYDREMFRFNQNFYSDFNFIVRKRNSDDSIVLLDSMDLPIMNREARLAYSEWFAKSKNFKRVFLAHFPMLESLRHPHFPRSVYFVSEDDEFIIDHKPDLICFGHTHWNMDKRVHGVRCVSNMNGYQNEMGQIGFNKNLVINI, from the coding sequence ATGAAAATTGGCCTTCTATCTGATTCTCACGTGTCTGCATCAAATCATTTTAATGAGATAATGACGATGCTTCCCGCTCGCGGTTTGGTCGATGTTATGGTTCTGCTGGGAGACATTGCTCATTACGGTCAAATTTTCGACATCTGTAAGCATGTTAAGTCTATTCTTGACTGCCCGGTTATATTTGTTGCTGGAAACCATGAATACTACAGCTATGGGAAGCTTCGCCCCTCTAAATTAGAAATTGAGGCGCTTTGGTTTAGTCAGTTTTCATCTGACCCCGATCTACATCTGCTTTTGGACTCTGATGTTGAGATGGGGGGTATTTCATTTTTTGGTAGTACCTGGTGGTCGAACATGGGTAGCATGTATGACCGGGAGATGTTCAGGTTTAACCAAAATTTCTATTCAGACTTTAACTTTATTGTCAGAAAAAGGAATTCAGACGATTCAATTGTTCTGCTCGATTCAATGGATCTTCCGATTATGAATAGAGAGGCCCGACTGGCTTATTCTGAATGGTTTGCAAAGAGCAAAAACTTCAAAAGAGTCTTCCTGGCGCACTTCCCGATGCTAGAATCTCTCCGACACCCTCATTTTCCTCGTAGCGTATACTTTGTTAGCGAAGATGACGAGTTTATAATTGACCATAAACCTGATCTTATTTGCTTTGGTCACACACATTGGAATATGGACAAGCGTGTTCACGGCGTTCGTTGTGTGAGCAATATGAATGGTTACCAAAACGAAATGGGCCAGATTGGTTTTAATAAAAACTTGGTGATCAATATTTGA
- a CDS encoding DUF4326 domain-containing protein — protein sequence MTAFTKVVNLRREAYTVYIGRQDHRFHYGNPFSIRQSKFSTTEVASKYEALLAFHDWLKGTRFKAGDPDEVEPERREWILSNIEKLRGESLGCFCKPSECHGDIYRVLLNEISLEEALGSTIPSHSNKKKNAQPDDSQQMGLF from the coding sequence ATGACCGCATTCACCAAGGTGGTAAACCTACGTCGTGAGGCTTATACGGTCTACATCGGCAGACAAGACCATCGCTTCCATTATGGAAATCCATTTTCAATACGACAATCAAAATTTTCGACAACCGAAGTAGCAAGCAAGTATGAGGCTCTCCTTGCCTTTCATGACTGGCTTAAGGGTACACGTTTCAAAGCAGGAGATCCTGACGAAGTTGAGCCTGAACGTCGTGAATGGATTCTCAGCAACATCGAAAAGCTAAGAGGGGAGTCCCTTGGCTGCTTTTGTAAGCCTTCTGAATGCCATGGGGATATTTACAGGGTGCTGTTGAACGAAATCTCTCTTGAAGAAGCCTTGGGCTCCACAATACCTTCCCATTCCAATAAAAAGAAGAATGCTCAACCGGATGATTCTCAGCAGATGGGACTTTTTTAA
- a CDS encoding GatB/YqeY domain-containing protein, with product MSTLKTLQDQRLQFKKEGEAKLATLLSTVLGDYQNRMSRGNAGEPEAELQAVLRYFLKNIKEFKANLEKIPGEIESERYKDLLAEEIVIEQLLPELLSEDDLRSLISTMISDQNLGPKDKGKVMSALKAAHAGRYDGKQASQLVTEMLS from the coding sequence ATGAGTACACTTAAGACACTACAAGATCAGCGCCTTCAGTTCAAAAAAGAAGGCGAAGCAAAACTCGCAACACTACTGTCAACCGTCCTAGGCGACTATCAAAACCGAATGTCGCGTGGAAATGCAGGTGAGCCTGAAGCTGAGCTACAGGCTGTACTTCGATACTTCTTGAAGAACATTAAGGAGTTCAAGGCCAATCTTGAGAAGATTCCCGGCGAGATTGAAAGTGAGCGTTACAAGGACTTGCTGGCAGAGGAGATCGTAATCGAACAGCTATTGCCTGAACTTCTTTCAGAGGATGACTTGAGATCGTTAATTTCCACAATGATAAGCGATCAAAATCTTGGGCCTAAGGATAAGGGCAAAGTCATGTCAGCTCTGAAGGCTGCTCATGCTGGACGCTACGACGGCAAGCAAGCCTCGCAGCTGGTCACTGAAATGCTAAGCTAG
- the xseA gene encoding exodeoxyribonuclease VII large subunit has translation MSNEYLRLSEVLGYVKQAVSILGEKPFWIAAEVLQISGASHRYLELVEYDADRREVAKTRGMIWRDEASILDAFKRATGMALAPGMKVLILARPTFHEIYGLSLNIVDIDPKYTLGDMEAKIKVIEQYLKSKGWFDLNKIKKAPEDFTRVAVIAPKDAAGLGDFRVEADKLDKHGLCKFSYYHATFQGNTAANSIVDQMVLAHADHQITAFDCLIIIRGGGDKAGLYHLNDRRLAASVCRFPVPVLVGIGHERDKVFIEEIACLRFSTPSLLISHILQRIVQNSRDAEINIQRINKLAGFRLDSIDKNVSELYFSLREKGLSKLSFIESQALQQKSKLISQASSVLDRQQNDIDRVQESMLQHANSVLNKAELQSQSLISAVMSANPLAILDKGYGYVSIKGRIVTQATDLEIGSCVEVTLKNSSFTSIVENINVK, from the coding sequence ATGTCCAACGAATATCTACGACTATCGGAAGTGCTCGGCTATGTTAAGCAGGCCGTCTCAATACTCGGTGAAAAACCGTTCTGGATAGCTGCTGAGGTTCTACAGATCAGTGGAGCATCGCATCGCTACCTTGAGCTCGTTGAGTATGACGCCGATAGGCGTGAAGTAGCCAAGACGCGTGGCATGATTTGGCGTGATGAAGCTTCTATTCTGGATGCATTTAAAAGGGCGACAGGTATGGCGCTTGCTCCTGGAATGAAGGTCTTGATTCTTGCAAGGCCGACATTCCATGAAATCTATGGATTGTCTCTGAATATTGTTGACATAGATCCGAAGTACACGCTCGGTGACATGGAAGCAAAGATCAAGGTCATCGAGCAGTATCTCAAGTCGAAAGGTTGGTTCGACCTGAACAAGATTAAAAAAGCACCCGAAGACTTTACCAGGGTGGCTGTTATCGCGCCTAAAGATGCTGCTGGTCTTGGTGATTTCAGGGTAGAGGCAGATAAGCTAGATAAGCATGGATTATGTAAGTTTAGCTATTACCATGCGACCTTTCAGGGCAATACAGCTGCCAACAGTATTGTCGATCAAATGGTGCTGGCTCACGCAGATCATCAAATCACCGCTTTCGATTGCCTTATAATCATTCGCGGTGGTGGTGACAAGGCAGGTTTATACCATTTGAATGATAGAAGACTCGCTGCATCAGTTTGTCGTTTTCCAGTACCGGTCTTGGTTGGTATTGGTCACGAGCGCGACAAGGTATTCATAGAAGAAATTGCTTGCCTCAGATTTTCTACGCCTAGCCTTTTGATCAGCCATATTTTGCAGCGCATCGTTCAGAATAGTAGAGATGCTGAAATAAATATTCAGCGAATCAATAAGCTGGCTGGCTTTCGTTTGGACTCAATTGATAAAAATGTAAGTGAACTTTATTTCTCCCTGAGAGAAAAGGGTTTATCTAAGCTATCGTTTATTGAGAGTCAAGCATTACAGCAGAAAAGTAAATTGATATCTCAAGCATCATCGGTTCTGGATAGGCAACAGAATGATATTGATAGAGTACAGGAATCGATGCTTCAGCATGCAAACAGTGTATTAAATAAAGCAGAGCTTCAATCGCAAAGTCTCATATCAGCCGTAATGTCAGCAAATCCTTTGGCTATTCTTGATAAAGGGTATGGATATGTTTCAATTAAAGGGCGAATTGTTACACAAGCAACGGATCTTGAAATAGGAAGTTGCGTAGAAGTAACGCTTAAAAATTCATCATTTACATCTATAGTAGAGAACATCAATGTCAAATAA
- a CDS encoding transposase gives MVNRLHTKTLKVRVRDKHAKVLRAWAVSVNQVWNYCNQISHRSIVEKRRWLSGYDLQNYTRGASKELGINSATIQMVGHEYANRRNQFKKPRLKWRKSGGARRSLGWIPVRHDCISFKNGCVYHNKHYLKVWDSFGLSQFKFGSGSFNEDSRGRWYFNVTVEVEEKIHPGQDRLGIDLGLKTTATCSDGSKLESGRFYRDLEDKLAVAQRTGKKDRTKAIQAKIANRRKDALHKFSSELVKRSGLIVVGNVSSTKLAKTKMAKSVLDAGWGMLKSMLSYKCEHAGIVFKVVDERYTTQTCSSCGSLPSTRPRGIAGLGIREWTCCGCGVTHDRDVNAAKNVLALGHERPVVGIPHYNGKAV, from the coding sequence ATGGTCAACCGACTCCATACCAAAACCCTGAAAGTCAGGGTACGTGACAAACATGCGAAAGTGCTTCGCGCATGGGCAGTTTCTGTCAACCAGGTGTGGAATTATTGTAACCAGATTAGCCATCGTTCGATTGTTGAAAAGAGGCGCTGGCTGTCAGGCTATGATCTTCAAAATTACACCAGGGGTGCCAGCAAAGAGCTAGGCATCAATTCAGCAACCATTCAGATGGTTGGTCATGAATATGCTAATCGGCGCAATCAGTTTAAAAAACCCCGACTAAAGTGGCGAAAATCAGGCGGAGCTCGCCGCTCATTGGGGTGGATTCCCGTCCGCCATGACTGCATCAGTTTCAAAAATGGATGTGTCTATCACAATAAGCACTATTTGAAAGTGTGGGATAGCTTTGGCCTGAGTCAATTCAAGTTCGGCTCAGGCAGTTTCAATGAGGACAGTCGTGGACGATGGTACTTTAATGTTACTGTTGAAGTTGAGGAGAAAATCCATCCGGGGCAAGATCGCCTGGGGATTGATCTTGGCCTGAAAACAACAGCGACCTGTAGTGATGGCAGCAAGCTTGAATCAGGGCGATTTTATCGTGATCTGGAAGACAAGCTAGCTGTGGCTCAGCGTACCGGAAAAAAGGACAGAACCAAGGCCATTCAAGCCAAGATCGCCAATCGACGTAAAGATGCATTGCATAAATTCAGCAGTGAACTGGTAAAGCGCAGTGGCCTGATCGTCGTTGGAAATGTTTCATCAACCAAACTCGCCAAAACCAAAATGGCCAAGTCAGTGCTGGATGCTGGCTGGGGCATGTTGAAATCGATGCTGTCTTATAAATGCGAGCACGCAGGCATCGTTTTCAAGGTTGTGGATGAGCGATACACCACCCAAACCTGTTCGAGCTGTGGATCACTCCCCAGTACGAGGCCGAGAGGTATCGCAGGGCTTGGAATAAGAGAATGGACTTGTTGTGGGTGCGGTGTCACTCATGATCGCGACGTTAACGCCGCAAAGAATGTTCTCGCGCTCGGGCATGAGCGTCCAGTTGTGGGAATCCCCCACTATAACGGCAAAGCCGTTTAG
- the tnpA gene encoding IS200/IS605 family transposase → MKSHYHCVYDMKFHLVLVTKYRHKCLTSAILGRIEEIVREMCERWEIQLLEFNGEADHVHLLLSFNPTVQPSKFINSLKTVTSRLIRKEYADHMSTFYWKPVLWSRAYCLLTAGGAPLEVLREYIENQDRPT, encoded by the coding sequence ATGAAGTCACATTATCACTGCGTTTACGACATGAAATTTCACTTGGTGTTAGTAACCAAGTATCGACACAAGTGCCTCACCTCAGCCATCCTTGGTCGGATTGAAGAAATCGTCCGCGAAATGTGTGAGCGATGGGAGATTCAACTTCTTGAGTTCAATGGGGAGGCGGATCATGTTCACCTTCTGCTTAGCTTCAATCCTACTGTTCAACCATCAAAATTTATTAATAGTCTGAAGACTGTAACGAGCCGATTAATTCGCAAAGAATATGCAGATCACATGAGTACGTTCTACTGGAAGCCCGTGCTGTGGAGCAGAGCATATTGCCTTCTGACTGCTGGTGGCGCCCCACTGGAAGTATTGAGGGAGTACATTGAGAATCAAGATAGACCGACCTAA
- a CDS encoding ATP-grasp domain-containing protein: protein MTHKPCDVTLLYDLDAIERMGLGRALVALRAEGYPTLACTRNEVAALAIGDQVGCWLGFGSISFIREAIACLHHVPLAYFSNDRFNFSRYAHKLPTGCLLNDDAIFLPCLTLLSRVGQMKKCFAGERLFVRPDSGSKVFTGNSFSYTELASELSSLKQLTSLTDDTLLAISSAKSIQAEYRFFIVNKAIVGGSAYSFDGLHNADIPDGAILLAQTIANHEWQIDVAYTCDVALTENGFRVVELNAGSTSGFYEADARNIIRAMAEAAWLEFIGELSMEN, encoded by the coding sequence ATGACGCACAAACCTTGTGATGTGACCTTGCTGTACGACTTAGACGCAATAGAGCGCATGGGGCTTGGGAGAGCTCTTGTTGCCCTTAGGGCTGAAGGATACCCAACGCTAGCGTGTACACGTAATGAGGTTGCTGCGCTCGCTATTGGTGATCAGGTTGGCTGCTGGTTAGGATTTGGGTCAATATCATTTATAAGAGAGGCGATTGCGTGCCTACATCATGTGCCTCTAGCATATTTTTCCAACGACCGTTTTAACTTCAGCCGATATGCGCACAAGCTCCCTACAGGGTGTTTGCTCAATGACGATGCCATTTTCCTGCCCTGCTTGACCTTGCTCTCTCGGGTGGGGCAGATGAAGAAATGCTTTGCTGGTGAAAGACTTTTTGTTAGACCAGACTCAGGTTCCAAGGTGTTCACTGGTAACAGCTTTTCCTATACCGAGTTAGCGTCTGAGCTATCTTCCCTTAAGCAGCTGACTAGTCTCACTGATGATACTTTGCTAGCCATATCAAGCGCGAAATCTATACAGGCTGAATACAGGTTCTTTATCGTCAACAAGGCAATTGTCGGAGGATCGGCTTATAGTTTTGATGGATTGCACAATGCGGATATTCCGGATGGCGCTATATTGCTGGCCCAAACGATAGCTAATCATGAGTGGCAAATTGATGTAGCGTATACTTGCGATGTAGCGCTTACCGAGAATGGATTCAGGGTTGTCGAGCTCAACGCAGGTTCTACGTCAGGTTTTTATGAAGCTGACGCAAGGAATATTATAAGGGCAATGGCAGAAGCCGCATGGCTCGAATTTATCGGTGAGCTTTCAATGGAAAACTAA